A genomic region of Vitis vinifera cultivar Pinot Noir 40024 chromosome 7, ASM3070453v1 contains the following coding sequences:
- the LOC104879861 gene encoding uncharacterized protein LOC104879861, whose translation MASHRRRPFQRPPQSLRPPSRAENLPSSGTRVPMDEVRSSNQVLIDEMDSSNPVNVFGSISSDQAKQVHPDKNPSGPLATERSQTYNEEWQRLRRWAATCVAMYAAYAAILVSVYHRSNYLERSISNEGDYERHALMERLTLMDNEDCYNQLRMGKDAFARLVNILRGTGRLRNSAHSNVEEQVAKFLHIVGHNLRNRTMKFYFKRSSETVSRHFHQVLRAIISLDDVFLKQPDGLKCPQEIKENTKFWPYFKDCIGAIDGSHFRVKVSNDVVQRYRGRKYYPTQNVLAACSFDLKFTYVLPG comes from the exons ATGGCTTCTCACCGTCGTCGACCCTTTCAACGGCCACCACAATCACTCCGACCACCTTCCAGGGCCGAAAACCTACCCTCTTCAGGCACCCGAGTTCCCATGGATGAAGTGCGCTCTTCAAATCAAGTTCTCATTGATGAAATGGATTCTTCAAATCCAGTGAATGTATTCGGATCCATATCTTCAGATCAG GCAAAGCAAGTTCATCCTGATAAAAATCCGAGTGGCCCTTTGGCAACTGAACGATCTCAG ACTTATAATGAAGAGTGGCAAAGACTTAGAAGATGGGCTGCAACTTGTGTAGCTATGTATGCTGCATATGCGGCAATTCTTGTTTCGGTTTATCATCGCTCAAACTATTTGGAGAGATCAATCTCTAATGAAGGAGATTATGAACGGCATGCTTTGATGGAAAGACTTACACTAATGGATAATGAAGATTGTTATAATCAACTACGTATGGGAAAGGATGCATTCGCAAGACTAGTAAACATTCTTCGAGGAACAGGTCGTCTTAGAAATAGTGCACATAGTAATGTAGAAGAACAAGTTGCCAAATTCCTTCACATTGTTGGTCATAATTTAAGGAATAGaactatgaaattttatttcaagcGTTCTAGTGAAACTGTTAGTCGTCACTTTCATCAAGTTCTGAGAGCTATAATATCTTTAGATGATGTCTTCTTAAAGCAGCCTGATGGATTAAAGTGCCCTCAAGAAATCAAGGAAAATACCAAATTTTGGCCCTACTTTAAG GATTGCATAGGGGCGATTGATGGGTCACATTTTCGTGTAAAAGTGTCAAATGATGTTGTACAAAGGTATCGAGGGCGAAAGTACTATCCAACACAAAATGTTTTAGCAGCATGTTCCTTTGACTTGAAGTTCACATATGTTTTACCTGGTTAG
- the LOC104879828 gene encoding uncharacterized protein At2g29880-like codes for MEHSEGFEVHKSVSEKRNLTWIDEMDNFLVDRLMEQMHKGQKIGGVFTKTAYAMVAREIGENFELSCNFEHIKNRMKTLKKNFYAAQEVLQNGSGFGFNESTEMIEATTEVWTTYTKAHPGASQLRHKPIRNYDKLSILLGKDRATGSLATGAKERQLRWAQEQNLDDTIPLGSSQHGIRDETFPYVENEATTETSFSSADASVSAPKSNKETKKRKAKYADIVSEELRSIRVGMDAVVAALDRSNLQNYTEEQLFEEIAKIGGMSDVSHMKAYQALIGDVSAARAFLACPIDRRKLWLSVKFGPTFFDA; via the exons ATGGAACATAGTGAAGGCTTTGAAGTACACAAAAGTGtaagtgaaaaaagaaacttgACTTGGATTGATGAAATGGACAACTTTTTAGTTGATCGATTAATGGAGCAAATGCATAAAGGGCAAAAGATAGGAGGAGTCTTCACCAAGACAGCTTATGCAATGGTTGCGCGAGAAAttggggaaaattttgaattgagttGTAACTTTGAGcacataaaaaatagaatgaaaactttaaaaaaaaacttttatgctGCTCAAGAAGTTTTACAAAATGGTAGTGGATTTGGTTTCAATGAATCAACTGAAATGATCGAAGCTACCACGGAAGTATGGACTACTTACACTAAG gCACACCCAGGAGCATCTCAGCTCAGACACAAACCTATTAGAAATTATGATAAGTTGTCCATTCTTCTTGGAAAAGATCGAGCAACAGGAAGTCTTGCTACAGGTGCAAAAGAAAGACAACTTCGTTGGGCCCAGGAACAAAATTTGGATGACACAATTCCATTAGGATCATCACAACATGGGATTAGAGATGAAACATTTCCTTATGTTGAAAATGAAGCAACAACTGAGACATCTTTCTCATCTGCAGATGCATCTGTTTCTGCACCAAAgtcaaacaaagaaacaaaaaagcgAAAAGCAAAATATGCTGACATTGTAAGTGAAGAATTAAGGTCAATTAGAGTTGGAATGGATGCAGTTGTTGCGGCTCTTGATAGAAGCAACCTTCAAAATTATACAGAAGAGCAATTGTTTGAAGAGATTGCTAAGATTGGAGGCATGAGTGATGTATCTCATATGAAAGCATATCAAGCTCTTATCGGTGATGTGAGTGCAGCCCGAGCCTTCCTTGCTTGTCCAATTGATAGGCGTAAGCTTTGGTTGTCAGTTAAATTTGGACCTACTTTTTTTGATGCCTAA